A single Venturia canescens isolate UGA chromosome 1, ASM1945775v1, whole genome shotgun sequence DNA region contains:
- the Nt5b gene encoding cytosolic purine 5'-nucleotidase isoform X6, whose product MRLSKDENPEQSLHRAVENLALQLPAGIGLKRNDRSELEFDSYNEGVHALRTDKRELSHRIFVNRSLHLENIKFYGFDMDYTLAEYKSPQYEQLGFNLLKDRLVSLGYPREIQAFEYDPSFPVRGLWFDTLYGNLLKVDAYGNILVCVHGFDFLKHSQVYELYPNKFLQLDESRVYVLNTLFNLPETYLLACLIDFFTNSPQYTREKTGVKEGELTMSFKSIFQDVRNAVDWIHIQGDLKSKTVEKIDEYVKKDDRLPMFLTRIRESGAKVFLLTNSDYVFTDKIMTYLFDFPHGARPDEPHRNWKTYFDVIVVDATKPLFFGEGTILRQVNTKTGALKLGTHKGPLHTGEVYSGGSCDVFTEMIGAKGKDVLYIGDHIFGDILKSKKIRGWRTFLIVPELVQELHVWTDKCQLFAELQSLDVMLGEMYKNLDSSTKEKPDISKLRASIRDVTHKMDLAYGMMGSLFRSGSRQTFFSSQVVRYADLYAATFLNLIYYPFSYMFRAPAMLMPHESTVAHEQRFVMETPMISRTRTFKLTDEEEEQNRLIAQRPLEIESATANNQIPHARPETPRNVTHTHDEDCSDEDSDSQKQGNQLRACSRSCPGK is encoded by the exons ATGCGGTTATCAAAGGACGAGAATCCGGAACAAAGTCTCCATCGGGCTGTGGAAAATTTAGCCCTCCAATTGCCAGCGGGTATTGGACTCAAAAGAAATGATCGCAGTGAGCTCGAGTTCGACAGTTATAACGAAGGTGTCCATGCGCTACGCACGGACAAAAGGGAACTGAGTCACAG AATATTTGTCAACAGAAGTCTCCATCTGGAGAATATCAAGTTCTATGGCTTCGATATGGACTACACTTTGGCAG AGTACAAATCACCGCAGTACGAGCAGCTCGGTTTCAATCTCTTGAAGGACCGTTTAGTCTCTCTGGGTTATCCACGAGAAATTCAGGCTTTCGAATACGATCCCAGTTTTCCAGTGAGAGGATTATGGTTTGACACGCTCTACGGGAACCTTTTAAAAGTCGATGCCTACGGAAATATACTCGTGTGTGTTCACGGTTTCGATTTCTTGAAGCA TTCGCAGGTATATGAGCTCTATCCGAACAAGTTTCTCCAGCTGGACGAATCCCGTGTGTACGTGCTCAATACACTATTCAATTTGCCGGAAACTTATTTGCTCGCGTGCCTGATTGATTTCTTCACGAATTCGCCGCAATACACGCGCGAAAAGACTGGAGTTAAAGAGGGTGAATTGACGATGAGCTTCAAGAGTATATTCCAAGATGTGAGAAACGCCGTCGACTGGATTCACATACAGGGCGATCTCAAGAGTAAAACCGTCGAGAAAATCGACGAATACGTTAAGAAGGACGACAGGCTGCCCATGTTCCTTACCAGGATACGTGAGAGCGGAGCTAAAGTTTTTTTACTCACGAACAGCGATTACGTATTCACCGATAAAATAATGACGTACTTATTCGATTTTCCTCACGGAGCTagg CCCGATGAACCTCACAGAAACTGGAAAACTTATTTCGACGTCATTGTCGTTGACGCTACGAAACCTCTGTTTTTCGGTGAAGGCACGATATTGAGACAAGTCAATACGAAAACTGGTGCTTTGAAACTTGGTACGCACAAAGGACCCCTTCATACGG GTGAAGTTTACTCGGGAGGATCGTGCGACGTTTTCACCGAGATGATTGGGGCAAAAGGCAAAGACGTGCTTTACATAGGAGATCATATTTTCGGTGATATCctgaaaagcaaaaaaattcgaggctGGAGAACGTTCCTGATAGTGCCGGAACTCGTACAAGAATTACACGTTTGGACAGACAAATGTCAACTTTTTGCTGAACTTCAAAGCCTCGACGTAATGCTCGGAGAGATGTACAA aaatctTGACAGCAGCACCAAAGAAAAACCTGATATATCGAAATTAAGGGCGTCTATAAGGGACGTCACTCACAAAATGGATCTTGCATACGGTATGATGGGATCCCTCTTTCGAAGCGGAAGCCGACAAACTTTTTTCAGTAGTCAAGTTGTTAGGTATGCTGATTTGTACGCTGCAACTTTCCTCAATCTCATCTACTATCCATTCTCCTACATGTTCCGAGCTCCGGCCATGCTG aTGCCTCATGAAAGCACAGTAGCTCATGAACAAAGGTTCGTTATGGAAACACCGATGATCAGTAGAACACGGACCTTCAAGCTCACTGACGAGGAGGAAGAACAGAATCGACTTATCGCT cagAGACCATTGGAAATAGAGAGTGCCACTGCGAACAATCAAATTCCACACGCTCGTCCAGAAACTCCGCGCAATGTGACGCACACGCACGACGAAGATTGCAGCGACGAGGACAGCGATTCCCAAAAACAAGGAAACCAGCTGAGGGCGTGTTCGAGAAGTTGTCCGGGAAAATGA
- the Nt5b gene encoding cytosolic purine 5'-nucleotidase isoform X8 yields MWLKNMSDDGLSAGDFGSPFNHHSCAHNAIFVNRSLHLENIKFYGFDMDYTLAEYKSPQYEQLGFNLLKDRLVSLGYPREIQAFEYDPSFPVRGLWFDTLYGNLLKVDAYGNILVCVHGFDFLKHSQVYELYPNKFLQLDESRVYVLNTLFNLPETYLLACLIDFFTNSPQYTREKTGVKEGELTMSFKSIFQDVRNAVDWIHIQGDLKSKTVEKIDEYVKKDDRLPMFLTRIRESGAKVFLLTNSDYVFTDKIMTYLFDFPHGARPDEPHRNWKTYFDVIVVDATKPLFFGEGTILRQVNTKTGALKLGTHKGPLHTGEVYSGGSCDVFTEMIGAKGKDVLYIGDHIFGDILKSKKIRGWRTFLIVPELVQELHVWTDKCQLFAELQSLDVMLGEMYKNLDSSTKEKPDISKLRASIRDVTHKMDLAYGMMGSLFRSGSRQTFFSSQVVRYADLYAATFLNLIYYPFSYMFRAPAMLMPHESTVAHEQRFVMETPMISRTRTFKLTDEEEEQNRLIAQRPLEIESATANNQIPHARPETPRNVTHTHDEDCSDEDSDSQKQGNQLRACSRSCPGK; encoded by the exons ATGTGGCTGAAAAACATGAGTGATGACGGATTATCAGCTGGAGATTTCGGCAGTCCCTTTAATCATCATAGTTGTGCACACAATGC AATATTTGTCAACAGAAGTCTCCATCTGGAGAATATCAAGTTCTATGGCTTCGATATGGACTACACTTTGGCAG AGTACAAATCACCGCAGTACGAGCAGCTCGGTTTCAATCTCTTGAAGGACCGTTTAGTCTCTCTGGGTTATCCACGAGAAATTCAGGCTTTCGAATACGATCCCAGTTTTCCAGTGAGAGGATTATGGTTTGACACGCTCTACGGGAACCTTTTAAAAGTCGATGCCTACGGAAATATACTCGTGTGTGTTCACGGTTTCGATTTCTTGAAGCA TTCGCAGGTATATGAGCTCTATCCGAACAAGTTTCTCCAGCTGGACGAATCCCGTGTGTACGTGCTCAATACACTATTCAATTTGCCGGAAACTTATTTGCTCGCGTGCCTGATTGATTTCTTCACGAATTCGCCGCAATACACGCGCGAAAAGACTGGAGTTAAAGAGGGTGAATTGACGATGAGCTTCAAGAGTATATTCCAAGATGTGAGAAACGCCGTCGACTGGATTCACATACAGGGCGATCTCAAGAGTAAAACCGTCGAGAAAATCGACGAATACGTTAAGAAGGACGACAGGCTGCCCATGTTCCTTACCAGGATACGTGAGAGCGGAGCTAAAGTTTTTTTACTCACGAACAGCGATTACGTATTCACCGATAAAATAATGACGTACTTATTCGATTTTCCTCACGGAGCTagg CCCGATGAACCTCACAGAAACTGGAAAACTTATTTCGACGTCATTGTCGTTGACGCTACGAAACCTCTGTTTTTCGGTGAAGGCACGATATTGAGACAAGTCAATACGAAAACTGGTGCTTTGAAACTTGGTACGCACAAAGGACCCCTTCATACGG GTGAAGTTTACTCGGGAGGATCGTGCGACGTTTTCACCGAGATGATTGGGGCAAAAGGCAAAGACGTGCTTTACATAGGAGATCATATTTTCGGTGATATCctgaaaagcaaaaaaattcgaggctGGAGAACGTTCCTGATAGTGCCGGAACTCGTACAAGAATTACACGTTTGGACAGACAAATGTCAACTTTTTGCTGAACTTCAAAGCCTCGACGTAATGCTCGGAGAGATGTACAA aaatctTGACAGCAGCACCAAAGAAAAACCTGATATATCGAAATTAAGGGCGTCTATAAGGGACGTCACTCACAAAATGGATCTTGCATACGGTATGATGGGATCCCTCTTTCGAAGCGGAAGCCGACAAACTTTTTTCAGTAGTCAAGTTGTTAGGTATGCTGATTTGTACGCTGCAACTTTCCTCAATCTCATCTACTATCCATTCTCCTACATGTTCCGAGCTCCGGCCATGCTG aTGCCTCATGAAAGCACAGTAGCTCATGAACAAAGGTTCGTTATGGAAACACCGATGATCAGTAGAACACGGACCTTCAAGCTCACTGACGAGGAGGAAGAACAGAATCGACTTATCGCT cagAGACCATTGGAAATAGAGAGTGCCACTGCGAACAATCAAATTCCACACGCTCGTCCAGAAACTCCGCGCAATGTGACGCACACGCACGACGAAGATTGCAGCGACGAGGACAGCGATTCCCAAAAACAAGGAAACCAGCTGAGGGCGTGTTCGAGAAGTTGTCCGGGAAAATGA
- the Nt5b gene encoding cytosolic purine 5'-nucleotidase isoform X5, whose amino-acid sequence MSVRNVDLVITPVNDRDCRMRLSKDENPEQSLHRAVENLALQLPAGIGLKRNDRSELEFDSYNEGVHALRTDKRELSHRIFVNRSLHLENIKFYGFDMDYTLAEYKSPQYEQLGFNLLKDRLVSLGYPREIQAFEYDPSFPVRGLWFDTLYGNLLKVDAYGNILVCVHGFDFLKHSQVYELYPNKFLQLDESRVYVLNTLFNLPETYLLACLIDFFTNSPQYTREKTGVKEGELTMSFKSIFQDVRNAVDWIHIQGDLKSKTVEKIDEYVKKDDRLPMFLTRIRESGAKVFLLTNSDYVFTDKIMTYLFDFPHGARPDEPHRNWKTYFDVIVVDATKPLFFGEGTILRQVNTKTGALKLGTHKGPLHTGEVYSGGSCDVFTEMIGAKGKDVLYIGDHIFGDILKSKKIRGWRTFLIVPELVQELHVWTDKCQLFAELQSLDVMLGEMYKNLDSSTKEKPDISKLRASIRDVTHKMDLAYGMMGSLFRSGSRQTFFSSQVVRYADLYAATFLNLIYYPFSYMFRAPAMLMPHESTVAHEQRFVMETPMISRTRTFKLTDEEEEQNRLIAQRPLEIESATANNQIPHARPETPRNVTHTHDEDCSDEDSDSQKQGNQLRACSRSCPGK is encoded by the exons ATGAGTGTACGGAATGTGGATCTCGTCATAACACCGGTCAACGATCGCG ATTGTAGAATGCGGTTATCAAAGGACGAGAATCCGGAACAAAGTCTCCATCGGGCTGTGGAAAATTTAGCCCTCCAATTGCCAGCGGGTATTGGACTCAAAAGAAATGATCGCAGTGAGCTCGAGTTCGACAGTTATAACGAAGGTGTCCATGCGCTACGCACGGACAAAAGGGAACTGAGTCACAG AATATTTGTCAACAGAAGTCTCCATCTGGAGAATATCAAGTTCTATGGCTTCGATATGGACTACACTTTGGCAG AGTACAAATCACCGCAGTACGAGCAGCTCGGTTTCAATCTCTTGAAGGACCGTTTAGTCTCTCTGGGTTATCCACGAGAAATTCAGGCTTTCGAATACGATCCCAGTTTTCCAGTGAGAGGATTATGGTTTGACACGCTCTACGGGAACCTTTTAAAAGTCGATGCCTACGGAAATATACTCGTGTGTGTTCACGGTTTCGATTTCTTGAAGCA TTCGCAGGTATATGAGCTCTATCCGAACAAGTTTCTCCAGCTGGACGAATCCCGTGTGTACGTGCTCAATACACTATTCAATTTGCCGGAAACTTATTTGCTCGCGTGCCTGATTGATTTCTTCACGAATTCGCCGCAATACACGCGCGAAAAGACTGGAGTTAAAGAGGGTGAATTGACGATGAGCTTCAAGAGTATATTCCAAGATGTGAGAAACGCCGTCGACTGGATTCACATACAGGGCGATCTCAAGAGTAAAACCGTCGAGAAAATCGACGAATACGTTAAGAAGGACGACAGGCTGCCCATGTTCCTTACCAGGATACGTGAGAGCGGAGCTAAAGTTTTTTTACTCACGAACAGCGATTACGTATTCACCGATAAAATAATGACGTACTTATTCGATTTTCCTCACGGAGCTagg CCCGATGAACCTCACAGAAACTGGAAAACTTATTTCGACGTCATTGTCGTTGACGCTACGAAACCTCTGTTTTTCGGTGAAGGCACGATATTGAGACAAGTCAATACGAAAACTGGTGCTTTGAAACTTGGTACGCACAAAGGACCCCTTCATACGG GTGAAGTTTACTCGGGAGGATCGTGCGACGTTTTCACCGAGATGATTGGGGCAAAAGGCAAAGACGTGCTTTACATAGGAGATCATATTTTCGGTGATATCctgaaaagcaaaaaaattcgaggctGGAGAACGTTCCTGATAGTGCCGGAACTCGTACAAGAATTACACGTTTGGACAGACAAATGTCAACTTTTTGCTGAACTTCAAAGCCTCGACGTAATGCTCGGAGAGATGTACAA aaatctTGACAGCAGCACCAAAGAAAAACCTGATATATCGAAATTAAGGGCGTCTATAAGGGACGTCACTCACAAAATGGATCTTGCATACGGTATGATGGGATCCCTCTTTCGAAGCGGAAGCCGACAAACTTTTTTCAGTAGTCAAGTTGTTAGGTATGCTGATTTGTACGCTGCAACTTTCCTCAATCTCATCTACTATCCATTCTCCTACATGTTCCGAGCTCCGGCCATGCTG aTGCCTCATGAAAGCACAGTAGCTCATGAACAAAGGTTCGTTATGGAAACACCGATGATCAGTAGAACACGGACCTTCAAGCTCACTGACGAGGAGGAAGAACAGAATCGACTTATCGCT cagAGACCATTGGAAATAGAGAGTGCCACTGCGAACAATCAAATTCCACACGCTCGTCCAGAAACTCCGCGCAATGTGACGCACACGCACGACGAAGATTGCAGCGACGAGGACAGCGATTCCCAAAAACAAGGAAACCAGCTGAGGGCGTGTTCGAGAAGTTGTCCGGGAAAATGA